In the Gemmatimonadaceae bacterium genome, one interval contains:
- a CDS encoding alpha/beta hydrolase-fold protein, giving the protein MQHRLSLLAPLAFVFTFTAVAPLTAAPPRFEVSFAAAAHAAPLTGRLILILSKNAQPEPRLLASPQGPAVFGIDLDQLRPAQTAIVDNAAVGYPTSLADLPEGDYYAQAVIDVYTQVHRADGHTIWVQINDGHIETFQIAAGNLYSDVQRVHVGNGGTVKLSLTHVMQAQPREEDTEWVKHIRIQSQKLTQFWGRPIYVYATVLLPKGYAEHPNTYYPSVYTLGHGTPFQFSTTPGRNSGTINPVTGTESGYDFYQQWITDSMPRLIAISLEQQTPYFPDSYSVNSANNGPYGDAIVDEVMPAIEQQFRIIRKPYGRVLEGASTSGWQTLAMMLQHPDFFGGAYVLQPDPIDFRHYQQTNIYADSNAFSIPFGQFMSAERPFRRTTQGQVLWTMRQLSRFEAVLGSHGRSSYQLEAWEAVYGPVGADGYPKPLWDKLTGKIDHDVAAYMRDHGFDLRDYAQRNWSTLGPKLVGKLHFFAGDMDDFYLNLAVYDFQEMLKSSTNPHYEAEFTFGRPMKGHSWHTWTWAGFARTAGAFVKANTPPGEATDWNY; this is encoded by the coding sequence ATGCAACATCGCCTCTCCCTCCTCGCACCGCTCGCTTTCGTTTTCACGTTCACGGCGGTCGCGCCGCTCACCGCGGCGCCGCCGCGATTCGAGGTGAGCTTCGCCGCCGCCGCGCACGCGGCTCCGTTGACGGGACGGCTGATCCTTATTCTCTCGAAGAACGCACAGCCCGAGCCCCGACTGCTCGCCTCGCCACAAGGGCCGGCGGTCTTCGGCATCGATCTCGATCAGTTGCGGCCCGCGCAGACCGCCATCGTCGACAATGCTGCCGTTGGCTATCCGACGTCGCTCGCCGACCTTCCCGAGGGCGACTACTACGCGCAGGCGGTGATCGACGTCTATACCCAGGTGCATCGCGCCGACGGTCACACGATCTGGGTCCAGATCAATGACGGGCACATCGAGACCTTCCAGATCGCGGCGGGGAATCTCTACAGCGACGTGCAACGCGTGCACGTCGGCAACGGCGGCACCGTCAAGCTCTCTTTGACCCACGTCATGCAAGCGCAGCCGCGCGAGGAAGACACCGAGTGGGTGAAGCACATACGCATCCAGAGCCAGAAGCTGACGCAGTTCTGGGGACGCCCAATCTACGTGTACGCCACCGTGCTCCTTCCGAAAGGCTACGCCGAGCATCCGAACACGTACTACCCGAGTGTCTACACGCTCGGCCACGGCACGCCGTTCCAGTTCTCGACGACGCCCGGGCGCAACAGCGGGACCATCAATCCAGTCACTGGCACCGAGAGTGGTTACGACTTCTACCAGCAATGGATTACCGACTCGATGCCGCGGCTCATCGCCATCAGCCTCGAGCAGCAGACGCCATACTTCCCGGATTCATACTCTGTAAACTCGGCGAACAACGGCCCGTATGGCGACGCAATCGTCGACGAGGTCATGCCGGCCATCGAGCAGCAGTTTCGCATCATTCGAAAGCCGTACGGTCGCGTTCTCGAGGGCGCATCGACGAGCGGTTGGCAGACGCTGGCGATGATGCTCCAGCATCCCGACTTCTTCGGCGGCGCCTACGTGCTCCAGCCCGATCCGATCGACTTCCGCCACTATCAGCAGACCAACATCTACGCCGACTCGAACGCGTTCTCCATTCCTTTCGGACAGTTCATGTCCGCCGAGCGGCCCTTCCGCCGCACGACGCAAGGGCAGGTTCTGTGGACGATGCGCCAACTCAGCAGGTTCGAGGCGGTACTCGGCAGCCATGGTCGCTCCTCGTACCAGCTCGAGGCGTGGGAAGCGGTCTATGGCCCCGTCGGCGCCGATGGCTATCCAAAGCCGCTGTGGGACAAGCTCACTGGCAAGATCGACCACGACGTGGCCGCGTACATGCGTGACCACGGTTTCGATCTCCGCGATTACGCGCAGCGCAACTGGTCGACGCTCGGCCCCAAGCTCGTCGGCAAGCTGCACTTCTTTGCCGGTGACATGGATGACTTCTATCTCAACCTCGCGGTCTACGATTTCCAGGAGATGCTCAAGTCATCGACGAACCCGCATTACGAGGCCGAGTTCACGTTCGGCCGGCCGATGAAGGGCCATTCGTGGCACACCTGGACGTGGGCGGGTTTTGCGCGGACCGCGGGCGCCTTCGTCAAGGCGAACACACCGCCGGGCGAGGCGACGGATTGGAATTATTGA
- a CDS encoding M28 family peptidase, with protein MRVLRPLTLHAIVCLALLLPWQRAVGQQYPLLDSTFTNLITAEISGDAAFDHIRALSPYHRPQGSDTLYLAAQYVERMARAFGLDSVALIIQPSKRLTWNPGTSDLWLVAPDGAPLERIASSIQTRLHLADRSRPADVTAPLTDVGAGTPAELDSAHVAGKIIVARGSPGDLARLMVDGVQRRGAAGVIWYPDPYTPSKGFFSFSDQPTMIPWLTIPTQPVDGKLPTFAFILSLREGIALHNRIAASRVPLHAHAVVRSELGSTAHPEPWMPMVQAVIRGTDPGIGQDVVLTAHLQEGQQSVNDDASGCASLLEIGRALTRLIAGGHLPRPRRTIRFWWTTENNSEPRYFADHPEILKRLWVDINQDMVGADQSIDVMRTQNVFRVPASRFHFLNDVAEAVIEYMVAGNTANITQYRNGYGLYTRPHLAHNGSQQRYNAQVVWFEGDSDHDSFLNAGVPAIGFGNEPDRFIHSNLDDLWGIDRTQLGRNAASATLIAYTMASADARSFDVLAGEVVGRGEARLARNLGLSLQLIAASADKTAAYYAAVDQMHYAAARERRALQSLGGVASDSPSRVATLASALDRREAEALSELAGAYARSTSASTRAAIPPRTSSATELELSAMRPVVVGTPADFYAHRDDISDGDTLNGYLAQEILNAIDGSRTGLDLYRHAASMIREAGTQYYGNADPEAVLALLRSAGQSRLYRLDRVTR; from the coding sequence ATGCGCGTTCTCCGCCCTCTGACGCTCCACGCGATTGTGTGCCTCGCGCTTCTCCTGCCGTGGCAGCGCGCCGTCGGCCAGCAGTATCCGCTACTGGATTCGACCTTTACGAATCTGATCACGGCGGAAATCTCCGGCGACGCGGCGTTCGATCACATTCGTGCTCTCTCGCCGTACCATCGGCCGCAGGGCTCCGATACGCTTTATCTCGCCGCGCAATACGTCGAGCGGATGGCGCGCGCGTTCGGCCTCGATAGCGTCGCGCTCATCATCCAGCCATCCAAACGCCTAACGTGGAATCCCGGCACATCGGATCTCTGGCTCGTAGCGCCGGACGGCGCACCGCTCGAGCGGATCGCGAGCTCGATTCAGACGCGACTCCATCTCGCCGATCGGAGTCGTCCGGCCGACGTGACCGCGCCCCTCACCGACGTCGGCGCCGGCACGCCGGCGGAGCTCGACAGCGCGCACGTGGCGGGCAAGATCATCGTCGCCCGCGGCAGTCCCGGCGATCTCGCTCGACTCATGGTCGACGGTGTACAGCGTCGCGGTGCGGCGGGCGTGATCTGGTATCCCGATCCGTACACGCCGTCGAAAGGCTTCTTCAGCTTCTCCGATCAGCCGACGATGATCCCGTGGCTGACGATCCCGACGCAGCCCGTCGACGGTAAGCTGCCGACGTTTGCGTTCATTCTCTCGTTGCGCGAGGGGATCGCACTCCATAATCGCATCGCCGCCTCACGAGTGCCGCTTCACGCGCATGCCGTGGTTCGTTCCGAGCTGGGCTCGACCGCCCATCCGGAGCCGTGGATGCCGATGGTGCAGGCCGTCATTCGCGGGACCGATCCCGGAATCGGACAGGATGTCGTGCTCACCGCGCATCTCCAGGAAGGCCAGCAATCCGTGAACGACGATGCGAGCGGCTGCGCGAGCCTGCTCGAGATCGGACGTGCGCTGACGCGGCTCATCGCTGGCGGTCATCTGCCACGTCCCCGGCGGACGATTCGATTCTGGTGGACGACCGAGAACAACAGCGAGCCGCGCTACTTCGCGGATCATCCGGAGATCCTCAAGCGCCTCTGGGTCGACATCAATCAGGACATGGTTGGCGCCGATCAATCGATCGACGTGATGCGGACGCAGAACGTCTTTCGCGTGCCGGCATCGCGTTTCCACTTCTTGAACGACGTCGCCGAAGCCGTGATCGAGTACATGGTTGCGGGCAACACGGCAAATATCACGCAGTATCGGAACGGCTACGGCCTCTACACGCGCCCGCATCTCGCGCACAACGGCAGCCAGCAGCGCTACAACGCGCAGGTCGTCTGGTTCGAGGGTGACTCGGACCACGATTCCTTCCTCAATGCCGGCGTGCCCGCGATCGGCTTCGGCAACGAGCCGGATCGCTTCATCCACTCCAACCTCGACGATCTCTGGGGAATCGATCGCACGCAGCTTGGCCGGAACGCAGCGAGTGCCACGTTGATCGCATACACCATGGCGAGTGCCGATGCGCGGTCGTTCGACGTGCTCGCCGGCGAGGTCGTCGGGCGAGGCGAGGCGCGACTCGCACGGAATCTTGGACTCTCGCTCCAGCTCATCGCCGCCTCAGCCGACAAGACAGCGGCGTATTATGCGGCGGTGGATCAGATGCACTACGCGGCGGCGCGCGAGCGGCGTGCGCTTCAATCGTTAGGTGGCGTTGCTTCCGACAGCCCATCGCGCGTGGCGACGCTGGCGTCGGCGCTCGATCGACGCGAAGCGGAAGCGCTGAGCGAGCTGGCGGGCGCGTACGCGCGCTCGACGTCGGCGAGCACACGGGCGGCGATCCCGCCACGAACCTCGAGCGCCACCGAACTCGAGCTGTCGGCGATGCGGCCAGTCGTCGTCGGCACGCCGGCGGACTTCTACGCGCATCGTGACGACATCTCGGACGGCGACACGCTCAACGGCTATCTCGCACAGGAAATTCTCAACGCCATCGACGGCTCGCGTACCGGACTCGATCTCTACCGGCACGCAGCATCGATGATACGTGAGGCCGGCACGCAGTATTATGGCAACGCCGACCCGGAAGCGGTGCTCGCCTTGCTCCGCTCCGCGGGACAATCACGCCTGTATCGACTCGATCGGGTGACGCGATGA
- a CDS encoding amino acid ABC transporter permease, producing the protein MSTALIDSYRGDARASLRAAFASVPNAVLTLIAALVAGAVLVPFTRWALIEARWSGTPADCRAPSVGACWAFIGHKLPFILFGLYPATERWRPELATALLLAVVISSLVPYCWRRSLVIAWVVALAGFLWLMGGGAALSRVPTQDWGGLPITALLTVVGLGLGFPLGIMLALGRRSQHAVPRLTATAIVEIVRGVPLVAVLYLAVLVVPLALASGVEIDKLVLAQGGVAVFAAAYLAEAVRAGLQIVPGRRADAARALGLGWWQATRLVVLPEALRIVVPSFVSIAVGFFQDTSLIVIIGLFDLLNTARLAAQDPAWLGFHTEAYVFVGLVYFTVSALVSRYGSWIERRLGVSTRRV; encoded by the coding sequence ATGTCGACGGCGCTCATCGATTCGTATCGAGGGGACGCGCGCGCCAGCCTGCGCGCGGCGTTCGCGAGCGTCCCGAACGCCGTGCTCACACTCATTGCCGCGCTCGTCGCCGGAGCGGTGCTCGTACCCTTCACACGGTGGGCGCTCATCGAAGCGCGGTGGAGCGGGACGCCCGCGGACTGCCGCGCTCCAAGTGTCGGCGCATGCTGGGCGTTCATCGGCCACAAGCTGCCATTCATTCTCTTCGGGTTGTACCCGGCGACGGAACGTTGGCGGCCCGAATTGGCGACGGCGTTGCTGCTCGCGGTCGTGATTTCGTCGCTCGTCCCGTACTGCTGGCGCCGGTCTCTCGTCATCGCCTGGGTCGTCGCGCTCGCGGGATTCCTGTGGCTCATGGGCGGCGGTGCCGCGTTGTCACGCGTGCCGACACAGGACTGGGGCGGCCTGCCTATCACCGCGCTGTTGACCGTCGTTGGTCTCGGTCTTGGGTTTCCCCTCGGTATAATGCTCGCGCTAGGTCGCCGATCGCAGCACGCCGTGCCGCGCCTAACGGCAACCGCTATCGTGGAGATCGTGCGTGGCGTGCCGCTCGTGGCGGTTCTCTATCTTGCCGTGCTCGTCGTGCCACTGGCGTTGGCGAGCGGTGTCGAGATCGACAAGCTCGTCCTGGCACAGGGCGGCGTCGCGGTGTTCGCAGCCGCGTATCTCGCCGAGGCCGTACGCGCGGGGCTGCAGATAGTCCCCGGGCGCCGCGCCGACGCAGCGCGCGCGCTCGGCCTCGGCTGGTGGCAGGCGACGCGACTCGTCGTGCTGCCGGAAGCCCTGCGAATCGTCGTCCCCTCGTTCGTCTCGATCGCCGTCGGCTTCTTTCAGGACACCAGCCTGATCGTCATCATCGGCCTTTTCGATTTACTCAACACGGCGCGATTGGCGGCCCAGGATCCCGCATGGCTTGGCTTTCATACCGAGGCCTATGTCTTCGTCGGGCTGGTGTATTTCACCGTGAGCGCACTGGTGTCGCGCTACGGCTCGTGGATCGAGCGACGGCTCGGCGTGTCAACGCGCCGCGTGTGA